CGTCCAGAACGGCAGGATAGTCGATGGCGAACTCTCAGAACTAATCAAGAGGCACAACGAAATGTCTATAAGGTTGGTCAGGGGTGAGAGGCTGTGATTGTAACAATAGTTGATATTCATGTCAAGAGTGCGTTTTTAGAAGAGTTCATCGAAGCAACAAGCCGAAATCACAGGAATTCGGTAAGAGAACCGGGGAATCTCAGATTCGATTTTCTTCAAGATCAAAGTGATCCGTGCCACTTTTATCTCTATGAGGCTTACGAGTCTGACGAAGCTGCGATGGAGCATAAATGCACGGAACACTACAAACTCTGGAAAGAAAGTGTGGAACCATTCATGGATCGACCGCGTGTCGGAACACGGACGAAAGTGATCGAACCTAATGGAATAGAAAACTGGAAATAAACCAAGTGCTGCGGGCAGGAATGAGGGGAATAATGCTTTTAGAAGAGTTTAGAGATAGGGTTAAGAGCTTGAGAGAGCTAATAGCTGCCAGAAGTGCAAGCGCCCTTTTGTTGAGCAAGTGCTGTAATTTCTCATGGTTCACTTTCGGAGCCAGGAGTCACATTACCCTGAACTCCACCGAGGGAGAAGCCTCAATTCTCATAACAGGGGATCGCGTCTACATGATCACAAACAATATTGAAAAGCTGAGAATTCAGGAGATCGAGCTGGATGAAAGTCTTCTCGGAGAGTTCGGGTTTCTTGAGTATAGCTGGTTTGAGCCCTCCGGAGAGAAAAGGCTGCTGGACAGCGTGGTAAACGGGAAGCTTATATCGGATACGGGAAGATACTCAAGCGAGTATGTTGATATAACACCCATGCGGAGCGTCTTAAGTGAGACGGAAATCGACACGTACAAAGCTCTGGGAAGAGAGTGCGATGAAATCTTCTCCCTGATAGTGCCGGATTTGAATCGTCATATGACTGAGCTGGAGGTTCAAGGGCTTTTCTATAGGGCCATGGCAGAGAGGGATATAGAGCCGGTGTTGACACTGGTCTTCTCGGAGGAGAGCTCTCTCAGTTACAGACACAATCTTTCGCGAGATGTCAGACTGGGGAAGAGAGGCTTCGCGAGTATCTGTGCAAGGAAACGAGGGCTGATAATCTCTTCGAGCAGGTCTTTTCTGTTTGAGGCATCAGATGATATCAGGAGGCAACACGAACAGAACTGCCTCATTGATGCAAAGGTTATCGGATGCTCGAAGCCAGGAGTGAAGCTTTCACAGGTTTTTGAGAGGCTAGTAGAGGCCTATGAAACGGCTGGCAGGGCAGGTGAATGGAAACTTCATCACCAGGGAGGAACTGCGGGTTACCTCCCCAGAGAGGTGATTGCTAACCTGAAGAGTGATATCGTTCTCCAAATTGGAAACGCGGTTGCCTGGAACCCGACAATTAGAGGCACGAAGTCCGAGGATACTGTACTTGTAGGCAAGTCACAGAACACGATTCTGTCATTTCCCGATTCGAGCTCCTGGCCGGCTCTTGAATTCGAAATAGACGGTGTATCAGTTAAGAGGCCTGCGATTGTTATTGTTGACTGAGCGACAGTATCAGACCGAGAATCGCTTTTTTTCATAATTGACTTATCAAGTTTCATTTGAGTCAACGAATAAGAG
The nucleotide sequence above comes from Mesotoga sp. Brook.08.105.5.1. Encoded proteins:
- a CDS encoding antibiotic biosynthesis monooxygenase, whose product is MIVTIVDIHVKSAFLEEFIEATSRNHRNSVREPGNLRFDFLQDQSDPCHFYLYEAYESDEAAMEHKCTEHYKLWKESVEPFMDRPRVGTRTKVIEPNGIENWK
- a CDS encoding peptidase M24, with the translated sequence MLLEEFRDRVKSLRELIAARSASALLLSKCCNFSWFTFGARSHITLNSTEGEASILITGDRVYMITNNIEKLRIQEIELDESLLGEFGFLEYSWFEPSGEKRLLDSVVNGKLISDTGRYSSEYVDITPMRSVLSETEIDTYKALGRECDEIFSLIVPDLNRHMTELEVQGLFYRAMAERDIEPVLTLVFSEESSLSYRHNLSRDVRLGKRGFASICARKRGLIISSSRSFLFEASDDIRRQHEQNCLIDAKVIGCSKPGVKLSQVFERLVEAYETAGRAGEWKLHHQGGTAGYLPREVIANLKSDIVLQIGNAVAWNPTIRGTKSEDTVLVGKSQNTILSFPDSSSWPALEFEIDGVSVKRPAIVIVD